A section of the Pristiophorus japonicus isolate sPriJap1 chromosome 4, sPriJap1.hap1, whole genome shotgun sequence genome encodes:
- the LOC139262137 gene encoding transcription factor Atoh1-like, whose amino-acid sequence MSRNVKLALGEWLVEDSPEPNEMNQNYPANAARLTNTDPRVWLSPAFQATCPSYQSYFSPGGNVAALYDEEIGHGDLANIISNAKLPTETAVKDSDLCNLKGQTKATSKQATEPPKHRRLAANARERRRMHGLNHAFDELRSVIPAFDNEKKLSKYETLQMAQIYIAELSELLENVGKQTLDGSLSDCPNVKVVTNKTCRTSCSLQHPAGACSPPNIPESSPKFISDGIGDTSSAARRMKLLSPSKSAIGESKVTSNRSDGESSPHSHSSDWEEGQTDTLPYQRSEHLSDLSHVPMVRETN is encoded by the coding sequence ATGTCCCGCAATGTAAAACTTGCTCTGGGAGAGTGGCTGGTAGAAGACTCGCCAGAACCGAATGAGATGAATCAAAATTATCCAGCAAACGCCGCACGCCTCACAAACACCGACCCACGCGTCTGGCTCTCACCTGCTTTCCAAGCAACCTGCCCATCATATCAAAGCTACTTTTCACCCGGAGGAAATGTCGCAGCTTTGTACGATGAGGAAATTGGTCACGGAGATTTGGCCAATATAATTTCAAACGCGAAACTGCCCACAGAGACTGCAGTGAAAGATAGTGACCTTTGCAATCTCAAAGGTCAGACAAAAGCTACAAGCAAACAGGCAACAGAACCACCAAAACACCGACGACTTGCTGCAAATGCACGCGAAAGAAGAAGGATGCACGGGTTAAATCACGCTTTTGATGAGCTGCGAAGTGTAATCCCAGCTTTTGACAATGAAAAGAAATTGTCAAAATACGAAACACTGCAAATGGCACAGATCTATATAGCAGAATTGTCTGAACTTCTGGAGAATGTAGGCAAGCAGACCCTAGATGGTTCGTTGTCTGACTGCCCAAATGTGAAAGTAGTCACCAATAAAACTTGCCGTACGAGCTGCAGTTTACAACACCCAGCCGGCGCATGTTCTCCTCCGAACATTCCCGAGAGCTCTCCAAAGTTTATTTCCGACGGTATTGGTGATACATCATCTGCAGCTCGGCGCATGAAGTTACTTTCTCCTTCCAAATCAGCCATAGGTGAAAGTAAAGTAACTTCTAATCGCAGTGATGGAGAATCTTCTCCTCACTCTCATTCCAGTGACTGGGAGGAGGGACAGACAGACACGCTTCCCTACCAACGCTCAGAACATTTGTCAGATCTCTCACATGTCCCGATGGTGCGGGAAACCAATTAG